A single window of Nicotiana sylvestris chromosome 3, ASM39365v2, whole genome shotgun sequence DNA harbors:
- the LOC138887470 gene encoding uncharacterized protein: MIHHPDKNFIDHIPVSIHNQSAYYAHVEEDTDGKPWFHDIKEYLAKGEYPGGNLYRRTPDSGLLRCVDAKEASKLLEEIHAGTCVPHMNDFILAKKILKAGYSWMTMETDCVHDLMKVICETFKIKHKDSTTYIPQMKGAVEDTNKNMKKILKKMVENHTQWHEKLPFALLGYNTIVCISIGATPYLLVYGTEAVIPAEVEFSSLSIIQEAKLSDAEWIRCRYEKLALIDGKRMNAVCHGKLYQNRMSRDFNKRVKPRQFAPGQLVLKKIFPHQDEAKGKFSPKWQGPYMVHKVLIGEALILVEMDGEVWPKPINSDAVKRYYV; this comes from the exons atgatacatcatccagataagaatttcattgatcacATCCCAGTGAGTATCCATAATCAATCGGCTTACTACGCTCATGTTGAGGAGGAcacggatggaaaaccttggttccatgacatcaaggagtatttagcGAAAGGGGAATACCC cggaggaaacttgtatagaagaactcctgattcaggattgctaagatgtgtcgacgcaaaagaggcttctaagctactcgaggagatacatgctgggacATGCGTCCCGCATATGAATGATTTCatcttggccaagaagatacttaagGCTGGTTACtcttggatgactatggagacagattgtgtcca tgatctaatgaaagtcatctgtgaaactttcaaaatcaagcacaaggaCTCCACAACGTACATACCTCAAATGAAGGGAGCTGTAGAAGACACCAACAAAAACATGAAGAAGATACTAaagaagatggtagaaaaccacacacaatggcacgagaagttaccttTTGCCCTGTTGGGATACAACACTATAGTCTGCATATCAATTGGGGCAACTCCTTACTTactagtttatggtaccgaggctgtcatcccagccgaggtagagttTTCTTCTTTAAGTATCATACAAGAAGCCAAACTTAGTGATGCGGAATGGATAAGGTGCCGTTATGAgaaattggcccttatagatggaaaaagaatgaatgcggtATGTCACGGtaaactttatcagaatagaatgtccagagatttcaacaaaagggtcaaaccaaggcagttTGCACCAGGACAGTTGGTATTGaaaaagatcttcccacatcaagacgaagccaaagggaaattctctcccaaatggcaaggtccttacatggttcacaaggTGCTGATAGGAGaagcactcatacttgtagaaatggatggagaagtttggccgaaaccgatcaattcagatgcagtcaaaagatactatgtttag